A genome region from Candidatus Glassbacteria bacterium includes the following:
- the flgA gene encoding flagellar basal body P-ring formation protein FlgA — protein MKYLILALTILLFAVPAAAQQQPPADLGAVRAFVYLGGTATVSGAQIKLGQVADINGFDEDLINRLEQMPLGQAPLPGQTRTIERNDIRRQMATWRIDAVRVAIAGEPAVTVKRKGRSVTSGEITSLVEQWVTDSWRDRNVRTDVVFTRLPDELTLKEEDFTLSVLDPVRPQASGAMALSVAALDGDRVLARFPVSIRLRVWQEVAVAAADLKRGKIVSEDDILFSERELTGNRSQTISSVDQLVDKRLRRRVRAGDLLTAGHLENPPLVERGDKIILIVEYNGIRIGCAGKAWQKGGLGDRILVSTQYGKKLTGVVKDGRTVVIAP, from the coding sequence ATGAAATACCTTATTCTGGCGCTGACGATTCTTCTGTTCGCGGTCCCTGCCGCAGCCCAGCAGCAGCCCCCGGCCGATCTGGGCGCGGTCCGCGCGTTCGTATACCTCGGCGGAACCGCCACAGTAAGCGGAGCGCAGATCAAGCTGGGCCAGGTGGCTGATATCAACGGGTTCGACGAGGACCTGATCAACCGGCTCGAACAAATGCCCCTCGGCCAGGCTCCCCTGCCGGGACAGACGCGGACTATCGAGCGCAACGACATCCGCCGTCAGATGGCAACCTGGAGAATCGACGCGGTGCGGGTGGCGATCGCCGGCGAACCGGCAGTGACTGTCAAGCGCAAGGGGCGCAGCGTGACCAGCGGCGAGATTACCTCGCTGGTCGAGCAGTGGGTGACCGATTCCTGGCGCGACCGGAACGTGCGCACCGATGTCGTGTTCACCCGCCTGCCCGACGAACTTACGCTGAAAGAAGAAGATTTCACCCTCAGCGTGCTCGACCCGGTCCGTCCCCAGGCCTCGGGCGCGATGGCGCTCTCGGTGGCCGCGCTGGACGGTGACCGGGTGCTGGCCCGCTTCCCCGTTTCGATCAGGCTGCGCGTCTGGCAGGAAGTCGCTGTCGCCGCCGCCGATCTCAAGCGGGGGAAGATTGTCAGTGAGGACGACATTCTGTTTTCCGAGCGGGAACTGACCGGTAACAGGAGCCAGACAATCAGTTCGGTCGACCAGCTCGTGGACAAACGTCTCCGCCGCCGCGTACGAGCCGGTGACCTGCTTACCGCAGGCCATCTGGAAAACCCGCCGCTGGTCGAGCGCGGCGACAAGATCATTCTGATAGTGGAATATAACGGGATCAGGATTGGCTGCGCGGGTAAAGCCTGGCAGAAAGGCGGCCTCGGCGACCGGATCCTGGTCAGCACCCAGTATGGCAAAAAACTCACCGGCGTGGTCAAGGACGGACGCACCGTCGTGATTGCCCCGTAA
- a CDS encoding GWxTD domain-containing protein — translation MSTSRGVITKLAVRAMPVLTAAVVFALPVRADMLPADSLYSLAISELDRDGTRRALEMLDGALEYDPGHVRSLIERGKLHLRLGRRSAARNDFRRALSSGNPELRAEAHIGLGDVIRTMRFRGLQALAEYRLALNIDPDNKEALYRVAETGFNIRQTHGYRTAGKALTRLLCLDPGYRDAYRLWRDKILDQSRKELLLVGACLDRWLRDNPDSVRLELELARDRYKLDEPDEALRRLSELDARGTTIKRTERCLLESRCLLALGDTAGFVSRYMQALDFAARDGDYERLMLEAETIFTPKETARWDSLKTSAERAEFFRKFWTSRDPDPLDKRNERLVTHYSRLHHAQRMYRMRNPHSLFQTSRNYHHLISPVAHFYEVDPDLFYGRNRKMVLDQRGLIYVRHGPPDRYTHQVTWKDPMEIWYYGSVHFLFEQKAGAGDFIFIPSSSRGAADINQAMATDTFQDSIPPLEPEFYASEFLTEDGRIEVEFYQSLPDSAVRQLDNLVSHLGVFDSNWTELSRDSSDAWRSGGEWLAVNSTVVDTGGYLFALSSAVPGRRAVVKGVMDVVGFNPRLLDVSGLVLGSPVAAGERSHGRMGVALKPRPSSRFRRGETATVYLEIYGLGEDLRRGIRHWRQRVIVSRTKRPPRGLFSRIGRLFGIGDDELTRLTLTFDRRAATATGPAPEQFTIDTSNLAPGTYSLVVEIRDNSDGRRAAGRFEFVIEG, via the coding sequence ATGTCAACGAGCCGGGGAGTGATTACAAAGCTGGCGGTCCGGGCCATGCCGGTGTTGACAGCCGCGGTGGTATTCGCGTTGCCGGTGCGCGCCGACATGCTCCCGGCCGACAGCCTGTATTCGCTGGCAATCTCTGAGCTGGACAGGGATGGAACACGCCGGGCGTTGGAGATGCTGGATGGGGCGCTGGAGTACGACCCCGGCCATGTGAGATCCCTGATCGAACGCGGAAAGCTGCACCTCAGGCTGGGACGGCGCTCCGCGGCACGGAATGATTTCCGCCGGGCGCTGTCAAGCGGTAACCCGGAACTGCGGGCCGAGGCGCATATCGGGCTGGGTGATGTTATCCGCACGATGCGTTTCCGCGGCCTTCAGGCCCTGGCCGAGTACCGTCTGGCGCTCAATATCGACCCGGACAACAAGGAGGCGCTTTACAGGGTCGCCGAAACCGGTTTCAACATCCGCCAGACACACGGTTACCGCACGGCCGGGAAGGCGCTGACCCGTCTGCTGTGCCTGGACCCAGGCTACCGGGACGCCTACCGATTGTGGCGGGATAAAATCCTCGACCAGAGCCGCAAGGAACTCCTGCTGGTGGGAGCCTGCCTCGACCGCTGGCTGCGCGATAACCCGGACAGTGTCCGCCTGGAACTGGAGCTTGCCCGTGACAGGTACAAACTCGATGAACCCGACGAGGCACTGCGCAGGTTGAGCGAGCTCGATGCGCGTGGCACCACAATCAAACGAACCGAGCGCTGCTTGCTGGAGTCCCGCTGCCTGCTGGCGCTTGGAGATACCGCGGGATTCGTGAGCAGGTACATGCAGGCCCTGGATTTCGCCGCCAGGGATGGAGATTACGAGCGGCTGATGCTGGAGGCGGAGACTATTTTCACCCCCAAGGAGACCGCCCGCTGGGACAGCCTGAAGACGTCGGCCGAGCGCGCGGAGTTTTTCAGGAAGTTCTGGACCAGCCGCGACCCGGACCCGCTGGACAAGCGCAACGAACGTCTGGTGACCCACTACAGCCGCCTGCATCACGCCCAGCGCATGTACCGGATGAGAAATCCCCACAGCCTGTTCCAGACCTCGCGAAACTACCATCACCTGATAAGCCCGGTGGCCCATTTCTACGAAGTGGACCCCGACCTGTTCTATGGCCGCAACCGCAAAATGGTGCTCGACCAGCGCGGCCTGATCTATGTCCGCCACGGCCCGCCTGACCGCTATACGCACCAGGTCACCTGGAAGGATCCGATGGAGATCTGGTATTACGGCAGCGTCCATTTCCTGTTCGAGCAGAAAGCTGGCGCCGGGGATTTTATCTTCATTCCCAGCTCCTCGCGGGGCGCGGCTGATATCAACCAGGCAATGGCCACCGATACGTTCCAGGATTCAATCCCGCCGCTGGAACCCGAGTTCTACGCCTCGGAGTTTCTGACCGAAGACGGCCGGATCGAGGTCGAATTCTACCAGTCGCTCCCGGACTCCGCCGTCCGGCAGCTGGACAACCTAGTCAGCCACCTCGGCGTGTTCGACTCGAACTGGACCGAACTGTCGCGCGACAGCAGCGACGCCTGGCGCAGCGGTGGCGAGTGGCTGGCGGTCAACAGCACGGTTGTGGATACGGGAGGCTACCTGTTCGCGCTCAGCTCTGCTGTCCCGGGCAGGCGGGCGGTGGTCAAGGGCGTAATGGACGTGGTCGGGTTCAATCCCCGGCTGCTGGATGTGAGCGGGCTGGTGCTCGGCAGTCCGGTCGCAGCGGGCGAAAGGTCGCACGGCAGGATGGGAGTGGCGCTCAAACCGCGGCCCTCCTCCCGTTTCCGTCGCGGGGAAACAGCCACGGTCTATCTGGAAATCTACGGCCTGGGCGAGGACCTCCGGCGGGGAATCCGCCACTGGCGCCAGCGGGTGATAGTTTCCCGCACCAAGCGCCCGCCGCGTGGCTTGTTCAGCAGAATCGGCAGGCTGTTCGGGATCGGCGACGATGAGCTCACACGGCTGACCCTGACGTTCGACCGCCGCGCCGCAACCGCCACAGGCCCGGCTCCCGAGCAGTTCACAATCGATACCTCCAACCTGGCGCCGGGTACGTACAGTCTGGTGGTGGAAATCCGGGACAACTCCGACGGCCGCCGGGCGGCGGGCCGGTTCGAGTTCGTGATCGAGGGCTGA
- a CDS encoding undecaprenyl-diphosphate phosphatase yields MGLLDALILGVVQGLTEFLPVSSSGHLALGKHLLGLATHGLMFEVAVHVATALAVVLAYRRRISGLAEALPSVCKPSAWKVPPGADKLTLERAENVRLIFFLAWGTVPAGVAGVLLRDTVENAFNSPRMVCWMLIATGVVLIASRLAPQDSGRGLTWTRVLIIGVAQAFALLPGISRSGMTITAALLCGLSPGRAAEFSFLLALPAILGAAAVEIVSQFSAVPPEFPGTWALVTGLGAAFFSGLAAIFFLLKTLRKGRFDRFAWYCWALAGAGLFLF; encoded by the coding sequence ATGGGTCTGCTCGACGCGTTGATTCTGGGAGTCGTGCAGGGGCTGACCGAGTTCCTGCCTGTCTCCAGTTCCGGTCACCTGGCGCTGGGCAAGCACTTGCTGGGTCTCGCCACGCACGGGCTGATGTTCGAGGTGGCGGTCCACGTGGCTACCGCCCTGGCCGTGGTGCTGGCCTACCGCCGGAGAATCTCCGGGCTGGCCGAGGCGCTGCCGTCGGTCTGCAAGCCGTCCGCCTGGAAAGTCCCGCCCGGAGCTGACAAGCTGACGCTCGAGCGGGCCGAGAATGTCCGGCTTATTTTTTTTCTGGCCTGGGGTACTGTCCCCGCCGGGGTGGCGGGAGTACTGCTCAGGGACACGGTGGAGAACGCGTTCAACTCGCCGCGGATGGTGTGCTGGATGCTGATCGCCACCGGGGTCGTACTGATCGCCTCCCGGCTGGCCCCGCAAGACAGCGGTCGCGGGCTGACCTGGACCCGCGTGCTGATTATCGGCGTGGCCCAGGCTTTCGCCCTGCTGCCCGGAATCAGCCGCTCAGGGATGACTATCACCGCCGCGCTGCTGTGCGGGCTTTCGCCGGGACGGGCCGCGGAGTTCAGTTTCCTGCTGGCCCTGCCCGCAATTCTCGGCGCCGCCGCCGTGGAGATTGTTTCGCAGTTTTCGGCCGTACCGCCGGAGTTCCCCGGTACCTGGGCGCTGGTGACGGGGCTGGGAGCAGCGTTCTTCTCGGGGCTGGCAGCGATATTCTTCCTGCTCAAAACCCTGCGCAAAGGCCGGTTCGACCGCTTCGCCTGGTACTGCTGGGCGCTGGCCGGTGCAGGGTTGTTCTTGTTTTGA
- a CDS encoding flagellar basal body P-ring protein FlgI, with translation MNFFVRDKITATLILAATALLLVSPALRAARIKDIAHVQGTRSEQLIGYGLVVGLNGTGDGRTMFTKQSTASMLNKFGIQVDPDEINAQNVAAVIVTASLRSFDKPGGSLDVTISSVGESSSLQGGVLLRTQLFGYDGKTLYAIAQGPISIGGFNVGAQAGGGGAGAQIQLNHPVVGRIPNGAQVWRSMEIGFINDWRIMLTLENSDFTTARRLDQAIDDHFGSDIALPVDGLSAYVTIPEEYREPGRIIEFISELENLDVTTATSARIVINERTGTIAIGENVTVNPVQIAHGGLTVTIGTGLAVSQPTTPLGGGATVVSPTATASAVQQVRKFIEVGGTAGDLVTALNVMQVTPRDIIAIFQALKEAGALSAKLIIM, from the coding sequence ATGAACTTTTTCGTCAGAGACAAAATTACCGCCACGCTGATTCTTGCCGCCACGGCCCTGCTGCTGGTTTCCCCGGCACTCCGTGCGGCCAGGATCAAAGACATCGCCCACGTGCAGGGTACCCGCAGCGAACAGCTGATCGGTTACGGCCTGGTGGTGGGACTCAACGGTACTGGCGACGGCCGGACCATGTTCACCAAGCAGTCCACGGCCAGCATGCTCAACAAGTTCGGCATCCAGGTGGACCCCGACGAAATCAACGCCCAGAACGTGGCCGCCGTAATAGTCACCGCCAGCCTGCGCAGTTTCGACAAGCCCGGCGGCTCGCTGGATGTAACGATCAGCTCGGTCGGCGAATCGAGCAGCCTGCAGGGCGGCGTGCTGCTGCGCACTCAGTTGTTCGGCTACGACGGCAAGACGCTCTACGCGATCGCCCAGGGCCCGATCTCTATCGGCGGCTTCAACGTGGGCGCACAGGCAGGCGGAGGAGGAGCCGGAGCGCAGATCCAGCTCAACCACCCCGTGGTCGGCCGGATTCCCAACGGCGCACAGGTATGGCGCTCGATGGAGATCGGCTTTATCAACGATTGGCGGATCATGCTCACCCTGGAAAACAGCGATTTCACCACCGCCCGCCGGCTGGACCAGGCAATTGACGATCATTTCGGCAGCGATATCGCCCTGCCTGTCGACGGGCTCTCGGCCTATGTCACCATCCCTGAGGAATACCGCGAGCCCGGCCGGATTATCGAATTTATCAGCGAGCTGGAAAATCTGGATGTCACCACGGCCACCTCCGCCCGTATCGTGATCAACGAGCGGACCGGCACAATCGCCATCGGCGAAAACGTGACTGTCAACCCGGTCCAGATCGCCCACGGCGGCCTGACTGTCACGATCGGCACCGGTTTGGCTGTCAGCCAGCCGACGACGCCGCTGGGCGGCGGAGCGACTGTTGTATCCCCCACGGCCACGGCCAGCGCGGTGCAGCAGGTGCGGAAATTTATCGAGGTGGGCGGGACAGCCGGAGATCTGGTGACCGCGCTGAACGTGATGCAAGTTACGCCGCGGGATATTATCGCGATCTTCCAGGCCCTCAAGGAAGCAGGCGCGCTGAGCGCAAAACT
- a CDS encoding flagellar basal body L-ring protein FlgH: protein MLAMRTPESKPAPARPARTDCRAEQRLASSVAVAACLMLALGVQVFAQLEFKGNVASLFTDERAFKVGDVISVEINEMLQGQNNAQFRSQRGSDVSAEFGAGPAKVFGLFNPFSGEVSTQNDFDSRVQNNKLTTFVTQISTRVIRTDELGNLYLEGSKVINLPDEEQVVVLSGVARSRDVTQQNTILSTQIANLRVTFKGKGEAEDARRPSLFTRIFQWFF from the coding sequence ATGCTAGCGATGAGAACCCCCGAAAGCAAACCGGCACCGGCCAGACCGGCCCGCACCGACTGCCGCGCCGAACAGCGCCTGGCCAGCAGCGTGGCCGTGGCCGCCTGCCTGATGCTGGCCCTGGGCGTCCAGGTATTCGCCCAGCTCGAATTCAAGGGCAACGTGGCCAGCCTGTTCACCGACGAGCGTGCATTCAAGGTCGGTGACGTGATCTCGGTTGAAATCAACGAGATGCTGCAGGGACAGAACAATGCCCAGTTCCGCAGCCAGCGCGGCAGCGACGTGTCCGCTGAATTCGGCGCCGGCCCGGCCAAGGTATTCGGACTGTTCAACCCGTTCAGCGGCGAGGTCAGCACCCAGAACGATTTCGACTCGCGGGTGCAGAACAACAAGCTGACCACCTTCGTCACCCAGATCAGCACCCGGGTGATCCGCACCGACGAGCTGGGCAACCTGTACCTGGAAGGCAGCAAGGTAATCAATCTGCCCGACGAGGAGCAGGTCGTGGTGCTCTCCGGTGTGGCGCGCAGCCGTGATGTCACTCAGCAGAACACCATTCTCAGCACCCAGATCGCGAACCTTCGCGTGACCTTCAAGGGCAAAGGCGAAGCCGAGGACGCGCGGCGTCCCAGCCTGTTCACCCGCATCTTCCAGTGGTTCTTCTAA
- the flgG gene encoding flagellar basal-body rod protein FlgG, translating to MMRAIRTAATGMKAQEVRVDIIANNLANVNTAGFKKTQAQFQDLLYQTLRPAGVVEFEGQIVPTELQVGHGVKLSSTQKVFTQGTLHKTQNNLDLAVTGDGFFQILMPDGNSAYTRDGNFEISQDGILVTTEGLPLQPQITVPQNAMDISVGADGNVDVILPGQVQPQNVGRIEMARFINPAGLRNIGDNLFLETVASNTPILGNPAENEFGRIEQGYLELSNVSVVDELVDLITAQRVYELNSRGISIADSMMQVAGNIGR from the coding sequence ATGATGCGAGCAATCCGAACCGCCGCCACCGGGATGAAGGCCCAGGAAGTGCGGGTGGACATAATCGCCAACAACCTGGCCAACGTCAACACGGCCGGCTTCAAGAAAACCCAGGCCCAGTTCCAGGACCTGCTCTACCAGACTCTTCGCCCGGCCGGCGTCGTGGAGTTCGAGGGCCAGATAGTGCCCACCGAACTGCAGGTCGGTCACGGAGTCAAACTCTCCAGCACCCAGAAAGTGTTCACCCAGGGTACACTGCACAAGACCCAGAACAACCTCGATCTGGCGGTTACCGGCGACGGGTTCTTCCAGATCCTGATGCCCGACGGCAACTCGGCCTACACCCGCGATGGCAATTTCGAGATCAGCCAGGACGGTATCCTGGTCACCACCGAGGGCCTGCCTCTTCAGCCCCAGATCACTGTCCCGCAGAACGCGATGGACATCTCGGTGGGCGCCGACGGCAATGTCGACGTGATCCTGCCCGGACAGGTCCAGCCCCAGAACGTGGGCCGGATCGAAATGGCCCGTTTTATCAACCCCGCCGGCCTGCGTAATATCGGCGACAACCTGTTCCTCGAAACAGTTGCCAGCAACACTCCGATCCTGGGCAACCCGGCCGAGAACGAGTTCGGCAGGATCGAGCAGGGTTACCTCGAGCTTTCCAACGTATCGGTGGTCGATGAGCTGGTGGACCTGATCACGGCCCAGCGGGTTTACGAACTGAACTCACGCGGCATTTCGATTGCGGACAGCATGATGCAGGTGGCTGGCAATATCGGCCGTTAA
- the flgF gene encoding flagellar basal-body rod protein FlgF, translated as MPAKLKLINRNRELLESVAMIKGLYTSAGGMLPLQYRQDLVANNLSNSHTAGYKQDQAFVRELITADLYLNERKIASTGAQPPLVSISPPAYMAAVGDSRQVVQQYTDFSQGPMEATGNAMNMAIEGDGFFTIQTPNGTQYTRNGSFSINENGELVTIQGHLVLGDGGPINVSGGIINVLKRGGISVNGVFRDNLRITDFPKPYEMTKVSENLFVPESGGAGQNAENYSVQQGMLEGSNGHPLDQMVKMIEISRMFELGQRAIRLQDETLQQAVTQAGRV; from the coding sequence GTGCCCGCAAAGCTGAAACTGATTAACCGCAACCGCGAACTGCTGGAGAGTGTGGCGATGATCAAGGGACTGTATACCTCGGCGGGCGGGATGCTTCCGCTGCAATACCGCCAGGACCTGGTGGCCAACAACCTGTCCAATTCCCATACGGCCGGGTATAAGCAGGATCAGGCCTTCGTCCGCGAACTGATCACCGCCGATCTGTATCTAAATGAACGCAAGATCGCTTCCACCGGCGCGCAGCCCCCGCTGGTCAGTATCTCACCGCCGGCCTATATGGCCGCTGTCGGCGACAGCCGCCAGGTGGTGCAGCAATACACCGATTTCAGCCAGGGACCGATGGAGGCTACCGGCAACGCGATGAACATGGCTATCGAGGGCGACGGGTTCTTCACGATCCAGACTCCCAACGGGACCCAGTACACGCGCAACGGCTCGTTCAGTATCAACGAGAACGGGGAGCTGGTAACCATCCAGGGACATCTCGTGCTGGGCGATGGCGGCCCGATCAACGTCTCCGGCGGCATAATCAACGTACTCAAAAGAGGCGGGATTTCTGTCAACGGGGTCTTCCGCGACAACCTGAGGATCACCGATTTTCCAAAACCGTACGAGATGACCAAGGTCAGCGAAAACCTGTTTGTCCCCGAAAGCGGAGGCGCGGGTCAGAACGCCGAAAACTACTCGGTCCAGCAGGGCATGCTCGAGGGCAGCAACGGCCATCCGCTGGACCAGATGGTAAAAATGATCGAAATATCGCGAATGTTCGAATTGGGACAGAGGGCGATCCGCCTGCAGGACGAGACTCTGCAGCAGGCGGTGACCCAGGCCGGCCGGGTCTGA